The following are encoded in a window of Halorarum salinum genomic DNA:
- a CDS encoding response regulator — MSDSLDGEPIDILLVEDNPGDVRLTEEAFAEARLNNTLHVATDGAEALDFLHRRGDHESAPRPALVLLDLNLPKVDGLEVLEEIRDAPDLTSIPVIVLTSSEAEEDVVRSYELHTNAYLTKPISPDEFVDLVRSFEDFWFTLVRLPPTSE, encoded by the coding sequence GTGAGCGACTCGCTCGACGGCGAGCCGATCGACATCCTGCTCGTCGAGGACAACCCCGGCGACGTTCGGCTCACGGAGGAGGCGTTCGCCGAGGCCCGCCTCAACAACACCCTGCACGTCGCCACCGACGGCGCTGAGGCGCTGGACTTCCTGCACCGGCGGGGCGACCACGAGTCGGCCCCGCGCCCCGCGCTCGTGCTACTGGACCTGAACCTCCCGAAGGTCGACGGCCTGGAGGTGCTGGAGGAGATCCGGGACGCCCCCGACCTGACGTCGATCCCGGTGATCGTCCTGACGAGTTCCGAGGCGGAGGAGGACGTCGTCAGGAGCTACGAACTGCACACGAACGCCTACCTCACGAAGCCGATCAGCCCGGACGAGTTCGTCGACCTCGTCCGGTCGTTCGAGGACTTCTGGTTCACGCTAGTCCGGCTTCCGCCCACCTCGGAGTGA